Proteins encoded together in one Desulfomicrobium escambiense DSM 10707 window:
- the hmcB gene encoding sulfate respiration complex iron-sulfur protein HmcB gives MKRRKFIGMLAGAGACLAASSASAGGTHHFTGYPESFGVLFDSTKCIGCRKCEAACNKVNELPAQPVPFDDLTVMDKRRRTHHDTFTVVNKYAVGDKPVYRKQQCNHCLEPACASACFVGAFKKDKTGAVSYDASKCVGCRYCMIACPFEIPTYEYHDPVTPRVRKCTMCQPRIEEGKLPGCVEDCPKGALVFGRREDLLGIARERIRKHPDTYINHIYGENEMGGTSWLYISGAPFSQIGLREDLGITPAPQFTSGPLGVVPAIVGLWPVFLTGAYALTKRKEKISEEEQHHAVAEAVADAQAEAAKKLKAAMDKAERDKQAAVDREVKKALKDAEEARKKEAEAADAGEQ, from the coding sequence ATGAAACGCAGAAAATTCATTGGCATGCTGGCTGGCGCAGGGGCCTGTTTGGCGGCGTCTTCGGCCAGTGCCGGTGGAACTCATCATTTCACGGGATATCCCGAGAGCTTTGGGGTGCTCTTTGACAGCACCAAATGCATCGGCTGCAGAAAGTGCGAAGCCGCATGCAACAAGGTCAACGAACTGCCGGCCCAGCCCGTGCCCTTCGACGACCTGACGGTCATGGACAAGCGTCGCCGCACACACCACGACACCTTCACGGTGGTCAACAAGTACGCGGTCGGCGACAAGCCGGTCTACCGTAAGCAGCAGTGCAACCACTGCCTCGAACCGGCCTGCGCCTCGGCCTGCTTCGTCGGCGCCTTCAAGAAGGACAAGACCGGCGCCGTCAGCTACGACGCCTCCAAGTGCGTGGGCTGCCGCTACTGCATGATCGCCTGTCCCTTCGAGATTCCCACGTACGAGTATCATGACCCGGTCACGCCGCGGGTGCGCAAGTGCACCATGTGCCAGCCGCGCATCGAGGAAGGCAAGCTCCCCGGCTGCGTCGAGGACTGCCCCAAGGGCGCCCTGGTCTTCGGCCGCCGCGAGGATCTGCTGGGCATCGCCCGCGAGCGCATCCGCAAGCACCCCGACACGTACATCAACCACATCTACGGCGAGAACGAGATGGGGGGCACCAGCTGGCTCTACATCTCGGGCGCTCCCTTCTCCCAGATCGGCCTGCGCGAGGATCTGGGCATCACGCCCGCTCCGCAGTTCACCTCCGGTCCCCTGGGCGTGGTCCCGGCCATCGTCGGCCTGTGGCCCGTGTTCCTGACCGGCGCCTACGCGCTGACCAAGCGCAAGGAGAAGATCTCCGAGGAAGAGCAGCACCACGCCGTGGCGGAAGCCGTGGCCGACGCCCAGGCCGAAGCGGCCAAGAAGCTCAAGGCGGCCATGGACAAGGCGGAGCGCGACAAGCAGGCAGCCGTCGATCGTGAAGTGAAAAAGGCCCTGAAGGACGCGGAAGAGGCTCGCAAGAAAGAAGCCGAAGCCGCCGACGCGGGCGAGCAATAA